One Catharus ustulatus isolate bCatUst1 chromosome 2, bCatUst1.pri.v2, whole genome shotgun sequence genomic window carries:
- the TTC3 gene encoding E3 ubiquitin-protein ligase TTC3 isoform X2, with protein sequence MAYPLNKSFREALSVLGGDPSYWMELAHGTFGQPMMPNPKTGVDPCEVWCSQPVEKLREYCNVIKIRMFWSLLFSRESTSFMGEFSMLLLDWDLKTICECSVLENLADLIKKVVNIPYFISGILRIGSGIENGSFHLAEALDWVRCVGDVNILQNLEQLDGGRVKLAILFTEWKRYITRVALEDCDLVAELKALTCESSRKKSESMKQRGNAEFSQRALGCAIVSYTKAIEFCPTNHLLYGNRALCFIHTRQYEKAVVDGKRAIILKPDWPKGHHHYCKALALLGKTELALEANERAQELCQKNPEGLKELIQQNEKLRMTLQETHGTKHEQKARKAVLEKKDCTSSKSPSRNCQEPKGGEKGRRRSQAEPKHPQGTQKQDAKVAEPQRAEGKVSTLEQPPNQSHQNKQKPKAKTCDYEKMRDHVDLKKESKAMEDKGFCAVPQVDFSADVKSLGLEGGAALVDSDKPFLLPLFRALNAPENTVDFNTLPEDVKCLAQDGCRALLEQQCHGAERAFSQLLSILYTPGFSYVNILNINYVVLLYGHATALLGMGHPEALAKAEHQFKKIIEDYPEEMCFSLAHYGIGKVYLRQNRFAHALDQFLRAKLMIDFKIVPGVLTWLGTTQVIEESRIENLQMALRNCIEECKFPPEPDAVCRYQQCHGYSKIQIYFTDPDFKGFIRVICCQQCRVEFHISCWKKLKTTSYSDKNDKDFLKEMCFTPDCKGLISKIVIFSSSGLVKCEFEQKIPKPKEPPRVCIKQKCSSLRKIKMKQEKKLRRKRAREEARNSARKKAEEKQEGNEESQYNQHRGFGQDLYTGDQVLQHIRRNSQQIKAAVPDTAKLLKELLAWGVIREEDFTSYSQIPGTSQEVLEQLISSLMQEKSRVQTRAFLHVLSQLGEVDPKVHKWLQHLDNLGLTATKNFLLQYGQVLQELDLSILTPQWNQKYGSKFDYVAADGEKQEICDYFLTPPLEKSRCFIWLLEENREHFPGLHQALDEFFDKMDDPTIILKKQGNENLSNNEIKVKNKNRKKNLKDSKSILVLSSGVSTAAREEEKIFIEENNLYRDFSNEPFVIPEYLQEQLEEFEALYNDSNSNNYQMNNNNNINPDPICENLYDYFSQILEEHGPLEMNNKLLVGEYENFPAETRKVVEDEGGLEPFLLKSFRFILVDNLIALRKHLVLFEGNPSRNEAGNKKENEEFQGNSSHTKLPLNPYAPEFRPLSYPSAPPDLADFGTPPYLSCSFPPPCPAGNPLQNEAVDSMENNSTEDNSMEDNSMEAPFPKFLLKAFEPALFLPQSSWGYQYGILPLPAALAQPRLVYADPAAPQDNHKSAIPRGKHSPEGFVPGDIQECKGLRGCLENKDKEDSALPNGSDEAEGGNRVKKGKGKRNKAGMKSNPHTRMVAVQANQEVADRETNTLPFHPFENQQGDILRMEKEHQVLKEQLREAEEKFEQLQSRSLEEIGALEELLKKSIEETEVSQHELDWFHQDSEAQMKKWQQEKKENRENLKALRGTVKKHSDTNERYLKAIDDKEKQYNECLNTFLETSNKFANEKGSLEELIKKSQDESKECEKRAVKAEVSVLQTWKETEIWKLKGTIAKAERNLRMLKSLSSSASAAPVLKSQIDSWEIFISNVKKQLEKVEAEYEEKIELVKNGARDCLSKVEIVDFPWPQALVTIAGRSPMCDPAIVTYSLASAHPSALPAFSGSDGKAPAQPPLQAQSRAKAAPATSEASPAAGKTHPKAPQASHSNKFSPSCPSGISGSNCQHVQPNQTYQDLSALQARPSGILNNKKLPKTITNIFTRLQSIFPNYSSSELLAFIKDVQRRNGSAGAELSPDEILSRVTELILDQQHKAAPPAGRAVPSPGPAPPAEGTRAAPTPKTSSSKKNPSQPNLQPWGNAGATPKAKWRKQDDDASSEDPCTICHDELSKDCCELECGHHFHREVSSALLPHLHLLNNPFTLQCLNIRVSFSTLCPPNLSHSQPVRKLWVFLK encoded by the exons GCTCATGGAACCTTTGGACAGCCAATGATGCCTAATCCTAAAACAG GAGTTGATCCCTGTGAGGTGTGGTGCAGTCAGCCTGTGGAAAAATTAAGAGAATATTGCAATGTTATCAAAATCAGGATGTTTTGGTCTTTGCTCTTCAGCAGGGAAAGCACTTCCTTTATGGGTGAATTTAG TATGCTCCTCCTGGACTGGGACTTGAAGACAATCTGTGAGTGCAGTGTTTTGGAAAACCTCGcggatttaattaaaaaagttGTT AACATCCCATATTTTATCAGTGGCATCCTGAGGATTGGCAGTGGAATAGAAAAT GGTTCTTTCCACCTTGCAGAGGCCCTGGACTGGGTCAGGTGTGTGGGGGATGTCAACAtcctgcagaacctggagcagCTTGACGGTGGCAGGGTCAAACTTGCAATTCTGTTCACTGAGT GGAAACGTTACATCACCAGAGTGGCACTGGAAGATTGTGATTTAGTGGCAGAATTGAAAGCTCTGACCTGTGAGAGCTCCAGGAAG AAAAGTGAATCCAtgaagcagagaggaaatgcTGAATTCTCCCAaagagccctgggctgtgccattGTGTCCTACACCAAAGCCATCGAGTTCTG CCCTACAAACCACCTGCTGTATGGAAACCGAGCTCTGTGTTTCATCCACACCAGGCAGTACGA GAAAGCTGTAGTTGATGGAAAAAGAGCCATAATTCTCAAGCCTGATTGGCCAAAG GGTCACCATCATTACTGCaaagccctggccctgctgggcaAGACTGAGCTGGCCCTGGAGGCCAACGAgagagcccaggagctgtgccagaaaAACCCTGAGGGGCTCAAGGAGCTCATCCAGCAGAATGAAAAACTCAGGATGACCCTGCAAGAAACCCATG GTACTAAACATGAACAGAAGGCAAGGAAGGCTGTGCTTGAGAAAAA AGACTGCACTTCATCAAAATCTCCTTCAAGAAACTGCCAAGAACcgaaaggaggagaaaaagggaggaggagaagccaggctgagcccaaaCATCCCCAGGGGACTCAGAAACAGGATGCCAAG GTGGCTGAGCCCCAGAGAGCAGAAGGCAAAGTTTCCACGCTGGAGCAGCCACCAa ACCAAAgtcaccaaaacaaacaaaagccaaaagCCAAAACTTGTGACTATGAAAAGATGAG GGATCATGTGGATTTGAAGAAGGAGTCTAAAGCCATGGAGGATAAaggtttctgtgctgtgccacag GTGGATTTCAGTGCAGATGTAAAATCCCTTGGGCTGGAGGGTGGTGCAGCCTTGGTGGACAGTGATAAACCTTTTTTATTACCCCTGTTTAGAGCCTTGAACGCTCCAGAAAACACG GTGGATTTCAACACTCTGCCAGAGGATGTGAAGTGCCTGGCTCAGGatggctgcagagccctgctggagcagcagtgccacggGGCTGAACGAgccttttcccagctcctgagcatCCTCTACACCCCAGGATTTTCG tatgtgAATATTCTTAATATTAATTATGTTGTACTCCTCTATGGGCATGCCACTGCCCTCCTGGGAATGGGACATCCTGAG GCATTGGCAAAGGCTGAACAccaatttaagaaaataattgagGACTATCcagaagaaatgtgtttttctttggcACACTATGGAATTGGAAAGGTTTACCTCAGGCAAAACAG GTTTGCTCATGCCCTTGACCAGTTCTTGAGAGCAAAGCTGATGATTGATTTCAAGATTGTCCCTGGGGTTTTAACGTGGCTGGGAACAACCCAGGTCATCGAGGAGTCACGAATAGAGAACTTACAG ATGGCTTTAAGGAATTGCATTGAGGAATGTAAATTCCCTCCAGAGCCAGATGCTGTTTGTCGATaccagcagtgccatggctactccaaaatccaaatatattttacagACCCAGACTTCAAG gGTTTTATACGTGTTAtttgctgccagcagtgcagagtGGAGTTCCAcatcagctgctggaaaaagctgaaaacaacAAGCTACAGTGATAAAAATGATAAG GATTTCCTTaaggaaatgtgttttactCCTGATTGTAAAGGCCTTATTTCAAAAATAGttattttcagttcttctgGGCTGGTAAAATGTGAA TTtgaacaaaaaatcccaaaacccaagGAGCCTCCAAGGGTCTGtataaaacagaaatgttcaAG TCTTaggaagataaaaatgaaacaagaaaaaaaactgcGGCGAAAACGAGCGCGAGAAGAGGCTCGGAATTCTGCCAGGaaaaaagctgaggaaaagcaggagggaaatgAAGAATCCCAGTACAATCAGCACAGGG GTTTTGGCCAGGATTTATACACTGGGGACCAGGTCCTGCAGCACATCCGGCGGAATTCCCAGCAGATCAaagctgctgtccctgacacTGCCAAATTATTAAAGGAATTGCTGGCCTGGGGTGTGATCAGAGAGGAGGATTTCACCTCctattcccaaattcctggcacttcccaggaggtgctggagcagctcatcAGCTCCTTAATGCAGGAGAAATCTCGGGTGCAGACCAGGGCATTCCTGCACGTGCTGAGCCAGCTGGGAGAGGTGGATCCCAAAGTGCACAAgtggctgcagcacctggaTAACCTGG GTCTGACAGCTACAAAAAACTTTCTCCTTCAATATGGGCAAGTTCTGCAAGAGCTTGACCTTTCTATTTTAACCCCCCAGTGGAACCAGAAATATGGCAGTAAATTTGATTATGTGGCAGCTGATGGTGAAAAGCAAGAAATTTGTGATTATTTCCTCACCCCTCCCCTAGAGAAATCCCGTTGTTTTATATGgcttttagaagaaaacagagaacatTTTCCAGGCCTCCATCAAGCTTTAGATGAATTCTTTGATAAAATGG ATGACCCAACCATTATATTAAAGAAGCAGGGAAATGAGAATTTATCA aataaTGAAAtcaaagttaaaaacaaaaacaggaaGAAGAATTTGAAAGATTCAAAG TCTATTTTAGTATTATCCAGTGGAGTTAGTACAGCAGCACGAGAAGAAGAGAAGATAtttatagaagaaaataattt gtACAGAGATTTTTCAAATGAACCCTTTGTAATCCCAGAATATCTCCAGGAGCAACTGGAGGAATTCGAAGCTCTCTATAATGATTCAAATAGTAACAATTATcaaatgaataataataataatattaatccAGATCCAATCTGTGAGAATTTATATGA ttatttctcTCAAATCTTGGAAGAGCATGGCCCTCTGGAaatgaataataaattattGGTTGGGGAATATGAAAATTTCCCTGCGGAGACTCGGAAGGTGGTGGAAGACGAGGGAGGCCTGGAGCCCTTCCTGCTGAAATCCTTTCGTTTCATCCTGGTGGATAATCTGATAGCTTTGAGGAAGCACCTGGTCCTTTTTGAGGGAAACCCCAGCAGAAATGAGGCtgggaataaaaaggaaaatgaggaattccaGGGGAATTCCTCGCACACCAAGCTGCCTTTGAATCCCTACGCCCCGGAGTTCAGGCCTCTCTCGTACCCTTCAGCACCTCCTGATTTAGCAGATTTTGGAACTCCACCATACttatcctgctccttccctcctccctgcccagctgggaatCCTCTGCAAAATGAAGCTGTGGATTCCATGGAGAATAATTCCACGGAGGATAATTCCATGGAGGATAATTCCATGGAGGCGCCATTTCCCAAGTTTTTACTGAAGGCCTTCGAGCCTGCTCTGTTTTTGCCTCAGAGCTCCTGGGGTTATCAATATGGAATATTGCCCttgcctgctgccctggcacagcctaGATTGGTTTATGctgatcctgcagctcctcaggatAATCACAAATCAGCAATTCCACGtggaaaacacagccctgaggggTTTGTGCCCGGTGACATCCAGGAGTGCAAAGGCCTGAGGGGCTGCTTGGAAAACAAGGATAAAGAAGATTCTGCTTTGCCAAATGGTTCAGATGAAGCTGAGGGTGGTAACAGggttaaaaagggaaaagggaagaggaatAAAGCTGGGATGAAGAGCAATCCTCACACAAGGATGGTGGCTGTTCAG GCAAATCAGGAAGTTGCTGATAGGGAAACCAATACTTTGCCTTTCCATCCATTTGAAAATCAACAA GGCGATATTCTCCGCATGGAAAAGGAACACCAGGTACTGAAAGAGCAACTCagagaagcagaggagaaatTTGAGCAGTTACAAAGCAGGAGCTTGGAGGAAATTGGGGCTTTGGaagagctgctgaaaaaaaGTATTGAAGAGACTGAG GTGTCCCAGCATGAACTGGATTGGTTCCACCAAGACTCAGAAGCACAAATGAAGAAAtggcagcaggagaagaaagaaaatcgAGAGAACTTAAAAGCACTGAGGGGCACAGTTAAAAAACACTCAGACACCAATGAGAG GTATTTGAAGGCCATTGATGACAAGGAAAAGCAATATAATGAGTGTTTAAACACATTTCTGGAGACCAG taaTAAATTTGCTAATGAGAAAGGTTCATTGGAAGAGCTGATTAAAAAGAGTCAAGATGAGAGCAAGGAGTGTGAGAAAAGAGCTGTTAAAGCAGAg gtctctgtgctccagacctGGAAGGAAACTGAAATCTGGAAGCTCAAAGGCACCATTGCCAAGGCAGAAAGAAATCTCAGGATGCTCAAATCACTGAGCAG ctcagcttcagcagctcctgtcttgAAGTCCCAGATTGATTCctgggaaatatttatttcaaatgtcaAGAAACAACTGGAAAAAGTCGAG gctgagtatgaagaaaaaattgagCTGGTGAAGAATGGTGCCCGAGACTGCCTCAGTAAAGTGGAAATTGTGGATTTTCCGTGGCCTCAGGCACTTGTT ACAATAGCAGGCAGATCTCCCATGTGTGACCCTGCCATTGTCACCTATTCCTTGGCATCTGCACATCCCAGTGCCCTTCCTGCATTTTCTGGTTCTGATGGAaaagctccagcccagcctccactgcaagcacagagcagagctaaGGCAGCACCTGCCACCTCTGAggcttctcctgcagctgggaaaacacATCCCAAAGCTCCACAGGCATCACATTCCAATAAATTCTCACCCTCCTGCCCATCAGGCATTTCTGGAAGTAACTGCCAGCATGTCCAGCCCAACCAGACCTACCAAGATCTCTCAGCTCTGCAAGCGAGGCCTTCTGGAATTCTGAACAACAAAAAGCTTCCAAAaacaattacaaatatttttaccaGGCTCCAGAGTATATTCCCAAACTACAGCAG ctcagagctccttgCCTTCATCAAGGACGTGCAGAGGAGAAATGGGAGCGcgggggcagagctgagccccgATGAAATCCTCAGCAGGGTCACCGAGCTCATCCTGGACCAGCAGCACAAG gcagcacctccagcaggcagagctgtgccttcCCCGGGCCCTGCTCCCCCCGCGGAAGGAACCCGGGCAGCAcccacccccaaaacctcctccagtaaaaaaaacccctctcagccaaacctgcagccctggggcaaTGCTGGAGCTACACCCAAAGCCAAATGGAGAAAGCAGGATGATGAT GCCTCCAGTGAGGATCCCTGCACCATCTGTCACGATGAGCTGAGCAAAGACTGCTGTGAGCTCGAGTGTGGCCATCACTTCCACAGAGAGGTGAGCTCTGCTCTTCTTCCTCATCTGCACCTCTTAAACAACCCCTTTACCCTGCAGTGCTTAAACATCAGAGTTTCCTT